The Sciurus carolinensis chromosome 18, mSciCar1.2, whole genome shotgun sequence genome contains a region encoding:
- the Metrn gene encoding meteorin, protein MPPPALLCALCCSLLAVSARAGYSEDRCSWRGSGLTQEPGSVGQLALACAEGTIEWLYPAGALRLTLGAPDLSTRPGIACLRPARPFAGAQVFVEREGGSLELLLTEGPGLARGRCAHWGPRERRALFLQATPHRDISRRVAAFRFELREDRRPELPPQVNGLGEDGACRPCSDEELLLAACTSDFVIHGTIHGVTHDMELQESVITVVATRVLRQTLPLLGMGGSVAQGQVCVRTLLRCGVRPGPGTFLFMGWRRFGEAWLGCAPRSQEFTRAYTSAQAAHLHPCEVALD, encoded by the exons ATGCCTCCCCCGGCGCTGCTCTGTGCACTCTGCTGCAGTCTCCTGGCTGTGTCCGCGCGCGCCGGCTACTCGGAGGACCGCTGCAGCTGGAGGGGCAG CGGCCTGACCCAGGAGCCCGGCAGCGTGGGGCAGCTGGCCTTGGCCTGTGCGGAGGGCACCATCGAGTGGTTATACCCGGCCGGGGCACTTCGCCTGACGCTGGGGGCCCCTGACCTCAGCACGAGACCCGGCATCGCCTGCCTGCGCCCAGCGCGGCCCTTCGCGGGCGCCCAGGTCTTCGTTGAACGGGAGGGCGGCTCGCTGGAGCTGCTGCTGACCGAGGGTCCAGGCCTGGCAAGGGGCCGCTGCGCACACTGGGGTCCCCGCGAGCGCCGGGCCCTCTTCCTGCAGGCCACACCGCACCGCGATATCAGCCGGCGGGTGGCCGCCTTCCGCTTTGAGTTGCGTGAAGACAGGCGTCCAGAATTGCCTCCGCAGGTCAACGGCCTCGGCGAGGATG GTGCCTGCAGGCCCTGCAGTGATGAGGAGCTCCTACTGGCTGCATGCACCAGTGACTTTG TGATCCACGGGACCATTCACGGGGTCACCCATGACATGGAGCTGCAGGAGTCTGTCATCACTGTAGTGGCCACCCGTGTCCTCCGCCAGACGCTGCCACTGTTGGGGATGGGGGGGTCCGTGGCCCAGGGGCAGGTCTGCGTTCGCACCCTGCTGCGTTGTGGTGTCCGCCCTGGCCCAGGCACCTTCCTCTTCATGGGCTGGCGTCGTTTTGGTGAGGCCTGGCTGGGCTGTGCTCCACGCAGCCAAGAGTTCACCCGTGCCTACACGTCTGCCCAGGCTGCCCACCTCCACCCCTGCGAGGTGGCACTGGACTGA